Proteins found in one Corynebacterium sanguinis genomic segment:
- the ftsZ gene encoding cell division protein FtsZ codes for MTSPANYLAMIRVVGVGGGGVNAVNRMIEEGLKGVEFVAVNTDSQALLFTDADTKLDIGREATRGLGAGANPEVGRTSAEDHKQEIEESLKGSDMVFVTAGEGGGTGTGAAPVVAGIAKKMGALTIGVVTRPFSFEGKRRTRQAMEGIANLKEVCDTVIVIPNDRLLQLGDAELSMMEAFRAADEVLYNGVQGITNLITIPGMINVDFADVRSVMADAGSALMGVGSARGDNRVMAATEQAINSPLLEATMEGAKGVLISVAGGSDLGLMEVNNAASIVEEKADDDANIIFGTIIDDNLGDEVRVTIIATGFDEKANVRPDAEQPQSEGSTRAVTVEPEPASETATPAPQRGSLFDDRSADAPTSDYDRTSESRQPRHRYEERRTGLFTEREERRAPRYDDVDVPDFLQ; via the coding sequence ATGACATCTCCCGCTAACTACCTCGCCATGATCCGCGTCGTCGGAGTCGGTGGCGGCGGCGTCAACGCCGTCAACCGGATGATCGAGGAAGGGTTGAAAGGCGTCGAATTCGTCGCCGTCAACACCGACTCCCAGGCGCTGCTGTTCACCGACGCCGACACCAAGCTCGACATCGGTCGCGAGGCTACCCGTGGACTCGGCGCGGGCGCGAACCCGGAGGTCGGCCGCACCTCCGCAGAGGATCACAAGCAGGAGATCGAGGAGTCGCTTAAGGGCTCCGACATGGTGTTCGTCACCGCCGGCGAGGGCGGCGGCACCGGCACCGGCGCGGCCCCGGTCGTCGCTGGGATTGCTAAGAAGATGGGCGCGCTGACCATCGGCGTTGTTACCCGCCCCTTCTCGTTTGAGGGCAAGCGTCGCACCCGCCAGGCCATGGAGGGCATCGCCAACCTCAAAGAGGTCTGCGACACCGTCATCGTCATCCCCAACGACCGCCTGCTCCAGCTTGGCGACGCCGAACTGTCCATGATGGAAGCCTTCCGCGCCGCCGACGAGGTGCTCTACAACGGCGTGCAGGGCATCACCAACCTGATCACCATCCCCGGCATGATCAACGTCGACTTTGCCGACGTGCGCTCCGTCATGGCCGACGCCGGTTCCGCGCTCATGGGCGTCGGCTCCGCCCGCGGCGACAACCGCGTCATGGCGGCCACGGAGCAGGCGATTAACTCGCCGCTGCTGGAGGCGACGATGGAGGGCGCGAAGGGCGTTCTCATCTCGGTGGCCGGCGGTTCCGACCTGGGACTGATGGAGGTCAACAACGCCGCCTCCATCGTCGAGGAGAAGGCCGACGATGACGCCAACATCATCTTCGGCACGATCATCGACGACAACCTCGGCGACGAGGTGCGCGTGACCATCATCGCGACCGGCTTCGACGAGAAGGCCAACGTGCGCCCCGACGCCGAGCAGCCGCAGTCGGAGGGTTCGACTCGCGCCGTGACCGTTGAGCCGGAGCCCGCCTCCGAGACTGCTACACCGGCGCCGCAGCGCGGCTCGCTTTTCGACGACCGCAGCGCCGACGCCCCGACCAGTGACTACGACCGCACCAGCGAGTCGCGCCAGCCGCGCCACCGCTACGAGGAGCGCCGCACCGGCCTGTTCACCGAGCGCGAGGAGCGCCGCGCGCCGCGTTACGACGACGTCGACGTCCCCGACTTCCTGCAGTAA
- the pgeF gene encoding peptidoglycan editing factor PgeF translates to MRNATSDPHSVSERPVRMVFTSRAGGASAPPYASFNLAEHVGDAPDAVADNRARLARVLGLDPQRLVWMEQLHTNTVTVVDGPQSQPVEATDALVTITPGLALCVLVADCVPVLLSDHAAGVIAAVHAGRVGARNGIVRKAVDAMVGLGASPRNIQALLGPAAAGESYEVPGDMAADVEKQLPGSRVTTPQGTSGLDIRAGLVRQLMSMGVTHIDADPRDTVADEDFFSYRREGTTGRQAGVIWLTGESDG, encoded by the coding sequence ATGCGAAACGCCACATCTGATCCCCACAGCGTGAGCGAGCGCCCCGTCCGCATGGTGTTTACCTCCCGTGCTGGCGGGGCGTCGGCGCCCCCGTACGCATCGTTCAACCTTGCTGAGCACGTTGGCGATGCCCCCGACGCCGTCGCCGACAACCGCGCGCGCTTAGCGCGCGTCCTCGGGCTTGATCCGCAGCGACTTGTTTGGATGGAGCAGCTGCACACCAACACCGTCACCGTCGTCGATGGCCCGCAGTCACAGCCCGTGGAGGCGACCGATGCCCTGGTCACCATCACGCCCGGCCTTGCCCTGTGCGTGCTGGTCGCCGACTGCGTGCCCGTGCTTTTATCCGACCACGCCGCGGGGGTGATCGCCGCGGTGCACGCCGGCCGCGTCGGGGCACGCAACGGCATTGTGCGCAAGGCGGTCGACGCCATGGTGGGGCTGGGCGCATCCCCGCGCAACATCCAGGCGCTGCTGGGGCCCGCGGCGGCGGGGGAGTCGTACGAGGTGCCCGGTGACATGGCTGCGGACGTCGAGAAGCAGCTGCCTGGCTCTCGGGTGACAACGCCACAGGGAACGAGTGGGCTGGATATCCGCGCCGGGCTGGTGCGCCAGCTGATGTCGATGGGGGTCACCCACATCGACGCGGACCCGCGCGATACCGTGGCCGATGAGGATTTCTTTTCGTACCGGCGCGAGGGCACGACAGGCCGCCAGGCCGGTGTGATCTGGTTGACGGGAGAAAGCGATGGATAG
- a CDS encoding YggS family pyridoxal phosphate-dependent enzyme, protein MDRKDELATNLERVRAQISEAVTAAGRTEGSVRLIPVSKFHPVADIAVLGELGVELVGENREQEARAKAEELVQAGAGVRIAMIGQIQSKKANAVARWAAEVHSVDSVRLATGLDRGMELALERGDRTSTRLRCLVQVSADGDTARGGVAYEGLDEVADAIEAATHIELGGLMVVPPLGSDETAVFTGARERADALGDRIGRPMDLSAGMSGDFATAIACGSDIVRVGTGVFGARPVG, encoded by the coding sequence ATGGATAGAAAAGACGAGCTGGCCACAAACCTTGAGCGCGTGCGCGCCCAGATCAGCGAGGCGGTCACGGCTGCTGGGCGCACCGAGGGCAGCGTGCGGCTGATCCCGGTGTCCAAGTTTCACCCGGTGGCCGATATCGCGGTGCTCGGTGAGCTCGGCGTGGAGCTCGTGGGGGAGAACCGCGAGCAGGAAGCGCGCGCCAAGGCCGAGGAGTTGGTGCAGGCGGGTGCGGGTGTGCGGATCGCGATGATCGGCCAGATCCAGTCGAAAAAGGCCAACGCCGTGGCGCGGTGGGCGGCGGAGGTGCATTCCGTCGACTCGGTGAGACTCGCCACCGGGCTCGACCGCGGCATGGAGCTGGCGCTCGAGCGCGGCGACCGCACATCCACACGGCTGCGCTGCCTGGTGCAGGTTTCCGCCGACGGCGACACGGCCCGCGGCGGCGTCGCCTACGAGGGCCTCGACGAGGTGGCGGACGCCATTGAGGCGGCGACGCACATCGAGCTCGGCGGGCTCATGGTCGTCCCGCCGCTCGGTTCGGACGAGACCGCGGTGTTCACGGGCGCGCGCGAGCGTGCCGACGCCCTGGGTGACCGCATCGGGCGTCCCATGGACCTGTCCGCGGGCATGTCCGGGGACTTCGCGACAGCGATCGCCTGCGGTTCCGACATCGTGCGTGTCGGAACCGGGGTGTTTGGCGCCCGGCCCGTAGGCTAG
- a CDS encoding cell division protein SepF: MSILGNAKEFFGLGVQDVNDADEAYYYDEPRYAAAGAGYARETSVEREPRAYDAPHTREYGSTRVHTSALVNAVPRSYNDAREIGEPFRDGDAVIMDLTDLDAADAKRLVDFAAGLCFALRGKMHNLTKGMATDRRVFAIVPEGSHISEGELERAAHLR; encoded by the coding sequence ATGTCAATTCTCGGCAACGCCAAGGAATTTTTCGGCCTCGGAGTCCAGGACGTCAACGACGCAGACGAGGCCTACTACTACGACGAGCCGCGCTACGCTGCGGCGGGCGCCGGATACGCCCGCGAGACCAGTGTGGAGCGCGAGCCGCGCGCCTACGACGCCCCGCACACCCGTGAGTACGGCTCCACCCGCGTCCACACCTCGGCGCTGGTCAACGCTGTGCCCCGCAGCTACAACGACGCCCGCGAGATCGGCGAGCCCTTCCGTGACGGCGACGCCGTGATCATGGACCTGACCGACCTCGACGCAGCCGACGCCAAGCGTCTCGTCGACTTCGCCGCTGGCCTGTGCTTCGCGCTGCGCGGCAAGATGCACAACCTGACCAAGGGTATGGCGACTGATCGCCGCGTGTTCGCCATCGTTCCCGAAGGCTCGCACATCTCCGAGGGCGAGCTCGAGCGCGCGGCGCACCTGCGCTAG
- a CDS encoding YggT family protein, translating to MALFGSILVALIGLYSLMVVIRIIVEMIQSFSKHFDPPRWFMVAAEYIFVATDPPVKALRRLIPPLQMGNGIGIDISVIALFLILMLLQVGVQALLVMPFLR from the coding sequence GTGGCTTTATTCGGATCAATTCTTGTGGCGCTCATCGGGCTTTATTCCCTCATGGTGGTTATTCGCATCATCGTGGAGATGATCCAGTCGTTTTCCAAGCACTTCGATCCGCCGCGCTGGTTCATGGTCGCGGCCGAGTACATCTTCGTGGCGACGGATCCCCCGGTCAAAGCGCTGCGCCGACTCATCCCGCCGCTGCAGATGGGCAACGGCATTGGCATCGACATCAGTGTGATCGCCCTGTTCCTCATCCTCATGCTGCTTCAGGTTGGCGTCCAGGCGCTGCTCGTGATGCCGTTCTTGCGCTAA
- a CDS encoding DivIVA domain-containing protein — protein MPLTPADVHKVAFNKPPIGKRGYNEDEVDQFLDLVEDTLAQLLDENDDLRAQVEELSRGGATQAPSAPVAAAPQVDEKALRADIEAEIRAEYEQKVRAAEAEARSAREDAERARKQAGEAGSNRSQPSTVAATAEPKAEASADTHVQAAKVLGLAQEMADRLTSDAQAEARSMLDEARGAAERQLQEAESKANETTRAAESRALQLVSEAEKRADETTNDANSRAEAQVRQAEEKAQKLQADAERKHTEIMNTVKQQQAALENRIAELRTFEREYRTRLKTLLQSQLEELESRSTSAPSGDAGEK, from the coding sequence ATGCCGCTGACTCCAGCAGACGTGCACAAAGTCGCTTTCAACAAGCCTCCGATCGGCAAGCGGGGTTACAACGAGGACGAGGTTGACCAGTTCCTCGACCTCGTAGAGGACACTCTCGCCCAGCTTCTGGACGAGAACGACGATCTGCGCGCCCAGGTGGAGGAGCTCAGCCGCGGTGGAGCCACGCAGGCTCCCTCCGCGCCGGTTGCTGCCGCCCCCCAGGTCGATGAGAAGGCCCTCCGCGCCGACATCGAGGCCGAGATTCGCGCCGAGTACGAGCAGAAGGTCCGCGCCGCCGAGGCTGAGGCACGCTCCGCCCGCGAGGACGCTGAACGCGCTCGCAAGCAGGCAGGGGAGGCTGGCTCCAACCGCAGCCAGCCAAGCACCGTTGCTGCCACTGCAGAGCCGAAGGCAGAGGCTTCTGCCGATACCCATGTTCAGGCTGCGAAGGTCCTCGGCCTCGCCCAAGAGATGGCCGACCGCCTCACCTCCGACGCGCAGGCTGAGGCACGCTCCATGCTCGACGAGGCCCGCGGTGCCGCTGAGCGCCAGCTGCAGGAGGCCGAGTCCAAGGCGAACGAGACCACCCGCGCCGCTGAGTCCCGTGCCCTGCAGCTCGTGTCTGAGGCCGAGAAGAGGGCCGACGAGACCACCAACGACGCCAACTCCCGTGCTGAGGCGCAGGTCCGCCAGGCTGAGGAGAAGGCCCAGAAGCTGCAGGCTGACGCCGAGCGCAAGCACACCGAGATCATGAACACGGTGAAGCAGCAGCAGGCCGCTCTGGAAAACCGCATCGCTGAACTGCGCACCTTCGAGCGCGAGTACCGCACGCGCCTGAAGACGCTGCTGCAGTCCCAGCTCGAGGAGCTCGAGTCGCGCTCGACCTCCGCACCGAGCGGCGACGCTGGCGAGAAGTAA
- the ileS gene encoding isoleucine--tRNA ligase — MVDVGGVYPKVDMTGGSSSFPEMERIVGAYWDEDGTFQASLAGREGCEEYVFNDGPPFANGLPHYGHLLTGYVKDIVPRYRTMTGHHVPRVFGWDCHGLPAELEAEKQLGITDKAQIEDMGLEKFNEYCAKSVMNYASEWEDYVNRQARWVDFENGYKTMDLDFMESVMWAFKELYDKGLIYQGFRVLPYSWAEHTPLSNQETRLDDAYRERQDPTVTVTMPFTGARAGYQAEKTWAEHPELHDAAAIAWTTTPWTLPSNLALAVGPEVEYSLVRVGSTGAEGFVGATLLLASNLVGAYSKELGEDAEVVATFSGAQLEGLEYTPVFDYFADTANAFMVLTADYVTTEDGTGVVHQAPAFGEDDMATTEKYSIPLVIPVDADGKFTSLVPEYEGKLVFDANRDIIRDLKAAGRVVRDQTIVHSYPHSWRSGEPLIYMALPAWFVKVSQFRDRMVELNQEIEWIPAHIRDGQFGKWLEGARDWNISRTRYWGSPVPAWVSDNPEYPRVDVYGSLDELERDFGVRPESLHRPYIDELTRPNPDDPTGKSTMRRVPDVLDCWFESGSMPFAQYHYPFENVAEHDARQPADFIVEYSGQTRGWFYVQHVLSTALFDRPAFKKVVAHGIVLGSDGQKMSKSKGNYPNVNEVFDRDGSDAMRWFLMSSPILRGGNLVVTEQGIRDGVRQALLPIWNAYSFLQLYSSHEARWSVDSDNVLDRYILAKTHDLVAGVAQALSDTRIADACDEVRQFADTLTNWYVRRSRDRFWEGQEAHPEAFDTLYTVLEVLTRVTAPLLPYITEVIWRGLTGGRSVHLADYPRAEEIPADASLVAAMDATRAVCSAASSVRKANKLRNRLPLPKLTVALPESARLADFAAAIRDEVNVKEVELTDDVASAGSFEVVVNAKVAGPKLGKDVQRAIKGVKAGNYERQGDNVVVDGDIVLTPELYTERLVAVNPESTARIDALTGVDGLVVLDTTVTEELEAEGWAADVIRGLQDARKASGFEVSDRISVVLSVPGDKHEWARRHAEHIAAETLATSFEVVEGEALEHEVVAGVSATVAKNA, encoded by the coding sequence ATGGTTGACGTCGGCGGGGTGTACCCCAAGGTCGATATGACGGGCGGCAGCAGTAGCTTCCCGGAGATGGAGCGCATCGTTGGTGCGTATTGGGATGAGGATGGCACGTTTCAGGCGTCGTTAGCAGGCCGCGAAGGCTGCGAGGAATACGTCTTTAACGACGGGCCCCCGTTCGCCAACGGCCTGCCCCACTACGGGCACCTGCTCACGGGTTACGTCAAGGACATCGTGCCGCGTTACCGCACGATGACCGGCCACCACGTGCCGCGCGTGTTCGGCTGGGACTGCCACGGCCTGCCCGCCGAGCTGGAGGCGGAAAAGCAGCTCGGCATCACGGACAAGGCCCAGATCGAGGACATGGGCCTGGAGAAGTTCAACGAGTACTGCGCCAAGTCCGTGATGAACTACGCCAGCGAGTGGGAAGACTACGTCAACCGCCAAGCGCGCTGGGTCGACTTCGAAAACGGCTACAAAACGATGGACCTGGACTTCATGGAGTCCGTCATGTGGGCGTTTAAGGAGCTCTACGACAAGGGCCTAATCTACCAGGGCTTCCGCGTCCTGCCGTACTCCTGGGCCGAGCACACGCCGCTGTCGAACCAGGAGACGCGGCTTGACGACGCCTACCGCGAACGCCAAGACCCCACAGTGACCGTGACCATGCCGTTTACCGGCGCCCGCGCGGGTTACCAGGCCGAGAAGACGTGGGCCGAGCACCCCGAGCTTCACGACGCCGCCGCCATCGCCTGGACCACCACGCCGTGGACGCTACCGTCGAACCTGGCGCTCGCTGTGGGCCCCGAGGTCGAGTACTCCCTCGTGCGCGTCGGCTCCACGGGCGCGGAGGGCTTTGTCGGCGCCACGCTGCTGCTCGCCAGCAACTTGGTCGGCGCGTACTCGAAGGAGCTCGGCGAGGACGCCGAAGTCGTGGCCACGTTTAGCGGCGCGCAGCTCGAAGGCCTTGAATACACGCCCGTGTTCGACTACTTCGCCGACACCGCCAACGCGTTCATGGTGCTCACCGCCGACTACGTCACCACCGAAGACGGCACCGGTGTGGTCCACCAGGCTCCCGCGTTCGGCGAGGACGATATGGCCACCACGGAGAAGTACTCGATCCCGCTGGTCATCCCCGTCGATGCCGACGGCAAGTTCACATCGCTGGTGCCCGAATACGAGGGCAAGCTCGTTTTCGACGCTAACCGCGACATCATCCGCGACCTGAAGGCAGCGGGCCGCGTCGTGCGCGACCAAACCATCGTGCACTCCTACCCGCACTCGTGGCGCTCGGGCGAGCCGCTGATCTACATGGCGCTGCCCGCGTGGTTTGTCAAGGTCTCCCAGTTCCGTGACCGCATGGTGGAGCTGAACCAGGAGATCGAATGGATCCCGGCGCACATCCGCGACGGGCAGTTCGGTAAGTGGCTCGAGGGCGCGCGCGATTGGAACATCTCGCGCACCCGCTACTGGGGTTCGCCTGTGCCGGCGTGGGTCTCCGACAACCCCGAGTACCCGCGTGTCGACGTCTACGGCTCCCTCGACGAGCTCGAGCGCGACTTCGGTGTGCGCCCGGAAAGCCTGCACCGCCCCTACATCGACGAGCTGACCCGCCCCAACCCGGATGACCCGACGGGTAAGTCCACGATGCGCCGCGTGCCGGATGTGCTGGACTGCTGGTTCGAATCCGGCTCCATGCCTTTTGCCCAGTACCACTACCCGTTTGAGAACGTCGCCGAGCACGACGCGCGCCAGCCCGCCGATTTCATCGTCGAGTACTCGGGCCAGACGCGCGGCTGGTTCTACGTCCAGCACGTGCTGTCCACCGCGCTGTTCGACCGCCCGGCGTTTAAGAAGGTCGTCGCGCACGGCATCGTGCTGGGCTCCGACGGGCAGAAGATGTCGAAGTCGAAGGGCAATTACCCGAACGTCAACGAGGTCTTTGACCGCGACGGCTCGGATGCGATGCGCTGGTTCCTCATGTCCAGCCCGATCCTGCGCGGCGGCAACCTCGTTGTCACCGAGCAGGGCATCCGCGACGGTGTGCGCCAAGCGCTTCTGCCGATCTGGAACGCGTACAGCTTCCTGCAGCTCTACTCCTCGCATGAGGCGCGCTGGTCCGTCGACTCCGACAACGTGCTCGACCGCTACATCCTGGCCAAGACCCACGACCTGGTCGCGGGTGTCGCCCAGGCGCTGAGCGATACCCGCATCGCCGACGCCTGCGACGAGGTGCGCCAGTTCGCCGACACGCTGACCAACTGGTACGTGCGGCGCTCCCGCGACCGCTTCTGGGAGGGCCAGGAGGCGCATCCGGAGGCCTTCGACACGCTCTACACGGTGCTCGAGGTACTCACGCGGGTCACCGCACCGCTTCTGCCGTACATCACCGAGGTGATCTGGCGGGGCCTGACGGGCGGGCGTTCCGTGCACCTGGCGGATTACCCGCGCGCCGAGGAGATCCCGGCCGACGCTTCGCTTGTGGCCGCGATGGACGCGACGCGCGCGGTGTGCTCCGCGGCGTCGTCGGTACGCAAGGCCAACAAGCTTCGCAACCGACTGCCGCTGCCGAAGCTCACCGTCGCCCTGCCGGAGTCGGCGCGGCTCGCCGACTTCGCGGCCGCGATCCGCGACGAGGTCAACGTCAAGGAGGTCGAGCTGACCGACGACGTCGCGTCCGCCGGTTCGTTCGAGGTTGTTGTCAACGCGAAGGTGGCGGGTCCGAAGCTGGGCAAGGATGTGCAGCGCGCGATCAAGGGCGTCAAGGCGGGCAACTACGAACGCCAGGGCGACAACGTCGTGGTGGACGGAGACATCGTGCTCACCCCTGAGCTCTACACCGAGCGGCTCGTCGCCGTTAACCCCGAGTCCACGGCGCGTATCGACGCCCTCACCGGCGTCGACGGCCTCGTGGTGCTCGACACCACCGTCACCGAGGAACTCGAGGCCGAGGGCTGGGCGGCGGACGTCATCCGCGGCCTGCAGGACGCGCGCAAGGCCTCCGGCTTCGAGGTCTCCGACCGCATCTCCGTTGTGCTCAGCGTGCCAGGGGACAAGCATGAGTGGGCGCGTCGTCACGCAGAGCACATCGCCGCCGAGACACTGGCTACCTCCTTCGAGGTGGTCGAGGGTGAGGCGCTCGAGCACGAGGTCGTCGCGGGTGTGAGCGCTACGGTGGCGAAGAACGCTTAG
- a CDS encoding DNA polymerase IV, which produces MSRWVLHIDMDAFYASCEQLTRPTLKGRPVLVAGVSGRGVVAGASYEARKYGARSAMPTHRAARLVGPKAVLVAPRRAVYTTASRRVFEVIARHVDVVEQLSIDEAFMEPAELADASPDDIREWANRLRAEIKQETGLPSSIGAGSGKQYAKIGSGLAKPDGVFVIPREEQLEILHPLPVNQLWGVGPVTEAKLASVGIETIGDFAALSEREVEIALGGAVAKQLWGLARGIDNREVAPRAEAKQISSEHTYPQDLTTPPQVDEALKRAAAESHRRLLHDGRGARTVSVKLRMADFRIESRSATLPYATDDAETLLATAFKLVRYPEEVGPIRLVGVSYSGLEDALQDVLFPELDQVISAGSVTSDVEVGVSDYAEPVHATVTDAPLGWRATQDVYHPEYGHGWIQGTGHGWVTVRFETRATGPGRAVSLRVDDSLLTPADPIDSLAWDEWLGQEGG; this is translated from the coding sequence ATGTCGCGCTGGGTGTTGCATATCGATATGGATGCGTTTTACGCGTCCTGCGAACAGCTCACCCGCCCGACGCTCAAGGGGCGCCCGGTGCTGGTCGCCGGCGTGAGCGGTCGGGGAGTGGTCGCTGGCGCGAGCTACGAGGCGCGCAAGTACGGCGCGCGCTCGGCGATGCCGACCCACCGCGCGGCCCGGCTCGTCGGGCCAAAAGCCGTGCTTGTCGCCCCGCGCCGGGCGGTGTACACCACGGCGTCGCGTCGGGTGTTCGAGGTGATCGCGCGCCACGTGGACGTCGTCGAGCAGCTCTCCATCGACGAGGCTTTTATGGAACCCGCCGAGCTCGCGGACGCGAGCCCCGACGACATCCGTGAATGGGCGAACCGGCTGCGCGCGGAGATTAAACAGGAGACGGGGCTGCCGTCGTCGATAGGCGCGGGCTCCGGCAAGCAGTACGCCAAGATCGGCTCCGGGCTGGCGAAGCCGGATGGGGTGTTTGTCATCCCGCGCGAGGAGCAGCTGGAAATCCTGCACCCGCTGCCCGTCAACCAGCTCTGGGGCGTGGGGCCCGTGACCGAGGCGAAGCTCGCGTCGGTGGGGATCGAGACGATCGGCGACTTCGCGGCGCTCAGCGAGCGCGAGGTAGAGATCGCGCTCGGCGGTGCGGTGGCGAAGCAGCTGTGGGGCCTGGCGCGTGGCATCGACAACCGCGAGGTCGCGCCGCGCGCCGAGGCGAAGCAGATCTCCTCGGAACACACCTACCCGCAGGATTTGACCACCCCGCCACAGGTGGACGAGGCGCTCAAGCGCGCGGCGGCCGAGTCGCATCGCCGCTTGCTTCACGACGGCCGCGGGGCGCGCACCGTCAGCGTGAAGCTGCGCATGGCCGACTTTCGTATCGAGTCGCGCTCGGCCACGCTGCCGTACGCCACCGACGACGCCGAAACGCTTCTTGCCACCGCCTTCAAACTCGTGCGCTACCCCGAGGAAGTTGGGCCGATCCGGCTCGTCGGGGTCTCATACTCCGGGCTGGAGGACGCGCTGCAAGACGTGCTGTTCCCCGAGCTTGACCAGGTGATCTCCGCAGGCAGCGTCACCTCCGATGTCGAGGTCGGGGTCAGCGACTACGCGGAGCCGGTGCACGCCACGGTGACGGATGCCCCCTTAGGCTGGCGCGCCACGCAAGACGTCTACCACCCCGAGTACGGCCACGGCTGGATCCAGGGCACCGGGCACGGGTGGGTCACCGTGCGTTTCGAGACCAGGGCGACGGGCCCGGGCCGTGCGGTGAGCCTGCGTGTCGACGACTCCCTCCTCACGCCCGCCGACCCCATCGACTCCCTGGCCTGGGACGAGTGGCTGGGGCAGGAAGGCGGCTAG
- a CDS encoding asparaginase: protein MTLPQPGEPFVLVIATGGTIACTTDSSGARVPTLSAEELVTSCDASEPTRVYDSVLLDSSSMGLGDVDTLIALVSLALDDALISGIVITHGTDSMAETALALDLVQRDPRPVILTGAQLPADHPHADGPANLRRAIEMAADPLARGRGVTVHFGGDSLAARGLYKHDTDNRRAFALTAPMTLPRPAAVDPAPLARFNVPILRAWPGAGPELVDFTIDSGVDGIVVEALGSGNVSEEMGRALVRAAEADIPVVISTSVPSGEVSLAYGGGGGGATLAQHGVLSAGWLRAGQARMALLTALATGTDPRALLD from the coding sequence ATGACTCTTCCCCAGCCCGGCGAGCCCTTCGTCCTCGTCATCGCAACCGGCGGCACAATCGCTTGCACCACCGATTCCTCGGGCGCGCGCGTGCCCACGCTCTCCGCCGAAGAACTCGTCACCTCCTGCGACGCATCGGAACCCACCCGTGTCTACGACTCGGTGCTCCTTGACTCCTCTTCTATGGGGCTCGGGGACGTCGATACGCTCATTGCGCTCGTGAGCCTTGCGCTTGACGACGCGCTCATCTCCGGCATCGTGATCACCCATGGCACCGACTCCATGGCGGAAACGGCGCTCGCGCTCGACCTGGTCCAGCGCGACCCGCGGCCCGTGATCCTCACCGGCGCGCAGCTGCCCGCCGACCACCCGCACGCCGACGGGCCCGCCAACCTGCGTCGCGCCATCGAGATGGCCGCCGACCCCCTGGCCCGCGGTCGCGGCGTGACCGTGCATTTCGGCGGCGACAGCCTCGCCGCCCGCGGTCTGTACAAGCACGACACCGATAACCGGCGCGCCTTCGCGCTCACCGCCCCGATGACGCTGCCGCGCCCCGCCGCCGTCGACCCCGCTCCCCTGGCCAGGTTCAACGTGCCTATCCTGCGGGCGTGGCCCGGCGCGGGCCCCGAGCTCGTCGACTTCACCATCGACAGCGGCGTCGACGGCATCGTCGTCGAGGCGCTCGGCTCCGGCAACGTCTCCGAAGAGATGGGGCGCGCGCTGGTGCGCGCCGCCGAGGCGGACATTCCGGTGGTGATAAGCACCTCCGTGCCGTCCGGCGAAGTCAGCCTCGCCTACGGCGGCGGTGGCGGCGGTGCGACACTCGCGCAGCACGGGGTGCTCTCTGCCGGCTGGCTGCGCGCAGGCCAGGCGCGCATGGCACTGCTCACGGCGCTGGCCACGGGCACCGACCCGCGGGCGCTGCTGGACTAG